A region from the Triticum aestivum cultivar Chinese Spring chromosome 3D, IWGSC CS RefSeq v2.1, whole genome shotgun sequence genome encodes:
- the LOC123079172 gene encoding cellulose synthase A catalytic subunit 4 [UDP-forming]: MEPGTHPPCAACGDDAHAACRACSYALCKACLDEDVAEGRAACARCGGEYAVSDPAHGKGIAVEEEEEAAVEDQLVAEGLRGRVTMANQLSDRQDVVSHARTLSSMSGVGSELNDESGKPIWKNRVDSWKEKKNEKKASVKKAAAKAQVPPVEEQIMEEKDLTDAYEPLSRIIPISKNKLTPYRAVIIMRLVVLGLFFHYRITNPVDSAFGLWLTSVICEIWFGFSWILDQFPKWCPVNRETYVDRLIARYGDGEDSGLAPVDFFVSTVDPLKEPPLITANTVLSILAVDYPVEKISCYVSDDGAAMLTFESLAETAEFARRWVPFCKKFSIEPRTPEFYFSQKIDYLKDKIHPSFVKERRAMKRDYEEFKVRINALVAKAQKTPEEGWVMQDGTPWPGNNSRDHPGMIQVFLGETGARDYDGNELPRLVYVSREKRPGYQHHKKAGAMNALVRVSAVLTNAPYILNLDCDHYVNNSKAVREAMCFMMDPSVGRDVCYVQFPQRFDGIDRSDRYANRNVVFFDVNMKGLDGIQGPVYVGTGCCFYRQALYGYGPPSLPALPKSSACSFCCCCCPKKKVEKTEKEMHRDSRREDLESAIFNLREIDNYDEYERSMLISQMSFEKSFGQSSVFIESTLMENGGVPESVDPSTLIKEAIHVISCGYEEKTEWGKELGWIYGSVTEDILTGFKMHCRGWRSIYCMPIRPAFKGSAPINLSDRLHQVLRWALGSVEIFFSRHCPLWYGYGGGRLRWLQRLSYINTIVYPFTSVPLVAYCCLPAICLLTGKFIIPILSNAATIWFLGLFTSIILTSVLELRWSGIGIEDWWRNEQFWVIGGVSAHLFAVFQGILKMVIGLDTNFTVTSKAAEDGDFAELYVFKWTTVLIPPTTILVLNLVGVVAGFSDALNSGYESWGPLFGKVFFAMWVIMHLYPFLKGLMGRQNRTPTIVILWSVLLASVFSLLWVKIDPFITGAETVATGACSSIDC, translated from the exons ATGGAGCCGGGGACCCATCCTCCCTGCGCGGCCTGCGGGGACGACGCGCACGCCGCCTGCCGCGCCTGCAGCTACGCGCTCTGCAAGGCGTGCCTCGACGAGGACGTCGCCGAGGGCCGCGCCGCCTGCGCGCGCTGCGGCGGGGAGTACGCCGTCTCCGACCCAG CGCATGGCAAGGGGATCGccgtggaagaggaggaggaggcggcggtggaggaccAGCTCGTCGCCGAGGGCCTGCGTGGGCGGGTCACAATGGCGAACCAACTCAGCGATCGCCAG GATGTAGTAAGTCATGCCAGGACCCTTAGCAGCATGTCTGGAGTTGGGAGTG AGTTGAATGACGAATCCGGGAAGCCCATCTGGAAGAACAGGGTTGATAGttggaaggagaagaagaatgagaagaaagCCTCAGTGAAAAAGGCTGCAGCTAAAGCACAAGTTCCGCCTGTGGAAGAACAGATCATGGAAGAAAAGGA TTTGACAGATGCATATGAGCCACTTTCCCGGATCATCCCTATATCGAAGAACAAGCTCACACCTTACAGGGCAGTCATCATTATGCGGCTAGTTGTTCTCGGGCTCTTCTTCCACTACCGTATCACCAACCCTGTTGACAGCGCCTTTGGTCTCTGGCTGACTTCAGTCATATGTGAGATCTGGTTCGGTTTCTCCTGGATCTTGGATCAATTTCCCAAGTGGTGTCCTGTCAACCGAGAGACTTACGTTGATAGGCTGATTGCACG ATATGGAGATGGAGAAGATTCTGGGTTAGCACCTGTGGATTTCTTTGTCAGTACAGTGGATCCATTGAAAGAGCCTCCGCTAATCACTGCGAACACTGTGCTGTCCATTCTTGCGGTGGACTATCCTGTTGAGAAAATTTCGTGCTACGTCTCTGACGATGGAGCTGCGATGCTCACGTTTGAATCACTTGCTGAAACTGCGGAATTTGCAAGGAGATGGGTTCCATTTTGCAAGAAGTTCTCCATTGAGCCACGAACTCCTGAGTTCTACTTCTCACAGAAGATTGACTACTTGAAGGACAAAATACACCCGTCTTTCGTCAAGGAGCGTAGGGCTATGAAG AGAGATTATGAAGAGTTCAAGGTGAGGATAAATGCTTTGGTTGCCAAGGCTCAGAAGACACCTGAGGAAGGCTGGGTCATGCAGGATGGGACACCATGGCCTGGGAACAACTCTCGTGACCACCCCGGCATGATTCAG GTTTTCCTTGGTGAGACCGGTGCTCGCGACTACGATGGAAATGAGCTTCCTCGGCTAGTATATGTTTCAAGAGAGAAAAGGCCAGGGTATCAACACCACAAGAAGGCGGGGGCTATGAATGCTCTG GTCCGAGTGTCTGCTGTTTTGACAAATGCTCCCTACATTCTTAACCTTGACTGTGATCACTATGTTAACAACAGCAAAGCTGTGCGTGAAGCAATGTGCTTCATGATGGATCCTTCTGTCGGTAGAGATGTCTGTTATGTCCAGTTTCCACAGAGATTCGATGGGATTGATCGCAGTGATCGTTATGCCAATAGGAACGTCGTGTTCTTTGAC GTTAACATGAAAGGGCTTGATGGCATCCAAGGACCGGTTTATGTGGGAACTGGTTGTTGTTTCTATAGGCAAGCACTCTACGGTTATGGGCCACCATCTCTGCCTGCCCTTCCAAAATCGTCGGCTTGTtcattctgctgctgctgctgtcctaAGAAAAAGGTTGAAAAAACTGAGAAGGAAATGCACAGAGACTCCAGACGAGAGGACCTTGAATCTGCTATTTTCAATCTACGGGAAATCGACA ACTACGACGAGTATGAGCGGTCCATGCTTATCTCCCAGATGAGCTTTGAGAAGTCGTTTGGACAGTCATCGGTATTCATTGAATCAACTCTTATGGAGAATGGGGGTGTTCCTGAGTCTGTAGACCCTTCTACACTGATTAAAGAAGCCATTCATGTCATTAGTTGTGGATATGAAGAGAAAACTGAATGGGGAAAAGAG CTTGGTTGGATCTATGGTTCAGTTACAGAGGATATTCTGACTGGGTTTAAGATGCATTGCCGTGGGTGGCGATCAATCTACTGCATGCCGATAAGACCCGCATTCAAGGGATCAGCCCCAATCAACCTTTCCGATCGTTTGCACCAGGTTCTTCGGTGGGCTCTCGGTTCTGTCGAGATCTTCTTCAGCCGGCATTGCCCGCTGTGGTATGGCTACGGCGGTGGCCGTCTCAGATGGCTCCAGAGGCTGTCCTACATCAACACCATCGTCTACCCCTTCACCTCTGTTCCTCTCGTCGCATACTGCTGCCTGCCTGCCATTTGCTTGCTCACTGGCAAATTCATCATTCCAATC CTCTCCAATGCCGCAACAATATGGTTTCTTGGTCTCTTCACCTCCATCATCCTGACGAGTGTCCTGGAGCTGCGGTGGAGCGGCATTGGCATCGAGGACTGGTGGCGCAACGAGCAGTTCTGGGTCATCGGAGGCGTGTCTGCTCATCTCTTTGCGGTGTTCCAGGGTATCCTCAAGATGGTCATCGGGCTGGACACCAACTTCACGGTCACGAGCAAGGCCGCGGAGGACGGCGATTTCGCTGAGCTGTATGTGTTCAAGTGGACGACGGTGCTGATCCCGCCCACGACGATCCTGGTGCTCAACCTGGTCGGCGTGGTGGCCGGGTTCTCGGACGCGCTCAACAGCGGCTACGAGTCATGGGGGCCGCTCTTCGGCAAGGTGTTCTTCGCCATGTGGGTGATTATGCACTTGTACCCGTTCCTCAAGGGTCTCATGGGCCGCCAGAACCGGACTCCCACCATCGTCATACTCTGGTCCGTCCTGCTGGCCTCGGTCTTCTCCCTCCTCTGGGTCAAGATCGATCCCTTTATCACCGGTGCCGAGACCGTCGCCACCGGAGCCTGCAGCAGCATCGACTGCTGA